Proteins from a single region of Megalopta genalis isolate 19385.01 chromosome 3, iyMegGena1_principal, whole genome shotgun sequence:
- the LOC117221991 gene encoding uncharacterized protein LOC117221991 isoform X1 has protein sequence MKMSGDMFEGKDYPTQWALNPSAYQNMSNDQVDWAALAQQWIKMKETVVPPAPPPPTINPICSGTDGSGEAPMDMDTKDDDIPPAPPAPTISGSAESWTQWNQWGHWNSSGSGAGTWEWTGVPPPGVSIGSDGKPMGIPTVPVIPPAPTISTTSEFNVPPPAAPALYSYNSVPPTQPYSQVSSYWSGEPPATIPSQPPPFMKGVRHTNRTPHMRPIDNVRCREDREKTPEEDTTTTIDAAKRRQLPAWIREGLEKMEKAKQKAVERERQEVLRKQELEARKQAEDEARAVLNPSKSKFDSDSEKETEQEVEEGSRSQQVADKNFERTPDILLRPRKSRFRDADSPDAHAHTDRSPTTPSNATLSTPKRSREEVLQDVGSHKGDFGQQMLKVRRSLTEILLEVTNEEIGSICREVWSRARAKVPAGETPVASLNNMAPLAQITRKLGLGIYGDSNSESEEEQNEHVQAQNNDSDEELIETLRRRQQAFKKTEEEIEARLAEEDEREEQRYEDHYGKQQENHTGNTSCKDVVDEKETINNQREASETLSSAGQSPQPPQTLPADTAKAAETPSGSADTESSSSESTSSDSSRNSLKKKRTSKGRDYRKRRSKSRSRSRPRKSRSRSSERGRKRKSRSRSLKSSRKEYRSRSSSNYRSSKKHRSRSRNRKRRRSRSRSCRRSRSVSTARKRSRSRSRGKRKSRSHSRGRRRSRSYSIRRSKSRAREKRRSRSRSRARDRSRTRSKERKRSESYVSRSKRRSRSRSRDHRKSRSRSRQSNHRDGKKSSSHRYRN, from the exons ATGAAAATGAGTGGGGATATGTTCGAGGGTAAGGACTACCCTACCCAGTGGGCCCTGAACCCTTCCGCTTATCAGAACATGAGCAACGATCAAG TCGACTGGGCAGCTTTAGCTCAGCAATGGATCAAAATGAAAGAGACCGTTGTGCCACCGGCACCACCACCGCCGACTATTAATCCTATATGTTCTGGAACCGACGGTAGTGGAGAAGCTCCCATGGATATGGACACTAAAGACGATGATATCCCACCTGCACCGCCTGCGCCTACTATCAGTGGATCAG CTGAATCTTGGACCCAATGGAATCAATGGGGCCATTGGAACAGCTCAGGTTCTGGTGCAGGTACTTGGGAATGGACTGGTGTGCCTCCCCCCGGTGTTTCTATAGGTTCTGATGGGAAACCTATGGGAATTCCTACAGTACCAGTTATACCGCCTGCTCCAACCATATCTACAACGTCTGAATTTAATGTGCCACCTCCAGCAGCACCGGCGTTATATTCTTATAATTCAGTACCTCCAACACAACCTTATAGTCAG GTCAGTAGTTACTGGTCAGGAGAACCACCCGCTACAATACCATCGCAACCGCCCCCTTTCATGAAAGGAGTTAGGCACACAAACAGAACGCCGCATATGAGGCCTATAGATAACGTCAGGTGTAGAGAAGACAGAGAAAAGACACCAGAAGAGGACACCACTACGACTATAG ACGCCGCTAAGCGAAGGCAGTTACCAGCCTGGATTAGAGAGGGCTTAGAAAAAATGGAGAAAGCGAAGCAGAAAGCCGTCGAGAGGGAGCGGCAGGAGGTCCTGAGGAAGCAAGAACTAGAAGCCCGAAAGCAGGCCGAGGACGAGGCCCGGGCGGTGCTAAATCCTTCCAAAAGTAAATTC GACTCCGATTCCGAAAAGGAAACTGAGCAAGAAGTCGAGGAGGGTTCGCGCAGCCAGCAGGTGGCCGACAAAAACTTCGAGCGTACTCCAGACATTCTTCTCCGGCCTCGGAAGTCGCGATTCCGGGACGCAGATTCGCCGGATGCACATGCACACACCGATAGGAGTCCAACCACGCCTTCCAATGCTACCTTAAGTACTCCCAAGCGATCGAGAGAGGAGGTGCTGCAAGATGTG GGCAGCCATAAAGGAGACTTTGGTCAGCAGATGTTGAAGGTACGGAGGTCGCTAACGGAAATTCTTCTGGAGGTAACGAACGAAGAAATCGGTTCTATATGCAGAGAGGTTTGGAGCCGCGCACGTGCCAAAG TCCCTGCAGGAGAGACCCCCGTCGCATCCCTCAACAACATGGCCCCTCTTGCTCAGATCACTCGTAAGCTTG GTCTGGGCATCTATGGCGACAGCAACAGCGAGTCTGAGGAGGAGCAGAACGAACACGTCCAAGCTCAGAACAACGACAGCGACGAAGAACTCATA GAGACATTGAGACGGCGACAACAAGCGTTCAAAAAGACGGAGGAGGAAATCGAGGCACGGCTGGCGGAGGAGGATGAGAGGGAAGAGCAACGTTACGAGGACCATTATGGAAAGCAACAGGAAAATCATACTGGTAATACAAGCTGCAAGGACGTAG TTGATGAAAAAGAAACGATAAATAATCAAAGAGAAGCGTCTGAAACTTTGTCGAGCGCCGGGCAAAGTCCACAGCCGCCGCAGACCTTGCCCGCGGACACGGCCAAGGCCGCTGAGACACCTTCAGGGTCGGCGGACACCGAGTCGAGCAGCTCGGAGTCGACTAGCTCCGACTCGAGTCGCAACTCGTTGAAGAAGAAACGGACTAGCAAGGGCCGCGATTACCGGAAGAGGAGGTCGAAGAGCCGAAGTCGGTCGAGACCGCGAAAGTCACGGTCCCGTTCCTCGGAGCGCGGCCGCAAACGGAAGTCAAGGTCTAGATCGCTAAAGTCCTCGCGTAAAGAGTATCGTTCAAGGTCTTCGAGCAATTATAGGTCCAGCAAAAAGCACCGATCGAGATCGCGTAACCGTAAGCGACGCCGATCCCGCTCGAGGAGCTGTCGTAGATCTAGATCGGTCTCGACCGCGAGGAAACGGTCAAGGTCAAGGTCCAGGGGCAAGAGGAAGTCCCGATCGCATTCCCGCGGACGACGACGAAGCCGATCGTACTCGATTCGACGCAGCAAATCGCGCGCACGCGAGAAACGGCGAAGCCGATCGCGATCCAGGGCCAGAGACCGGTCGCGGACACGATCCAAGGAGCGGAAACGCTCCGAGTCTTACGTTTCCAGGAGCAAGAGGAGGTCGCGGTCGCGATCGAGGGATCATAGAAAATCGCGATCAAGATCAAGGCAGTCGAACCACCGGGACGGTAAGAAATCGTCGTCGCATCGATACAGGAATTGA
- the LOC117221991 gene encoding uncharacterized protein LOC117221991 isoform X2, producing MKMSGDMFEGKDYPTQWALNPSAYQNMSNDQVDWAALAQQWIKMKETVVPPAPPPPTINPICSGTDGSGEAPMDMDTKDDDIPPAPPAPTISGSAESWTQWNQWGHWNSSGSGAGTWEWTGVPPPGVSIGSDGKPMGIPTVPVIPPAPTISTTSEFNVPPPAAPALYSYNSVPPTQPYSQVSSYWSGEPPATIPSQPPPFMKGVRHTNRTPHMRPIDNVRCREDREKTPEEDTTTTIDAAKRRQLPAWIREGLEKMEKAKQKAVERERQEVLRKQELEARKQAEDEARAVLNPSKSKFDSDSEKETEQEVEEGSRSQQVADKNFERTPDILLRPRKSRFRDADSPDAHAHTDRSPTTPSNATLSTPKRSREEVLQDVMLKVRRSLTEILLEVTNEEIGSICREVWSRARAKVPAGETPVASLNNMAPLAQITRKLGLGIYGDSNSESEEEQNEHVQAQNNDSDEELIETLRRRQQAFKKTEEEIEARLAEEDEREEQRYEDHYGKQQENHTGNTSCKDVVDEKETINNQREASETLSSAGQSPQPPQTLPADTAKAAETPSGSADTESSSSESTSSDSSRNSLKKKRTSKGRDYRKRRSKSRSRSRPRKSRSRSSERGRKRKSRSRSLKSSRKEYRSRSSSNYRSSKKHRSRSRNRKRRRSRSRSCRRSRSVSTARKRSRSRSRGKRKSRSHSRGRRRSRSYSIRRSKSRAREKRRSRSRSRARDRSRTRSKERKRSESYVSRSKRRSRSRSRDHRKSRSRSRQSNHRDGKKSSSHRYRN from the exons ATGAAAATGAGTGGGGATATGTTCGAGGGTAAGGACTACCCTACCCAGTGGGCCCTGAACCCTTCCGCTTATCAGAACATGAGCAACGATCAAG TCGACTGGGCAGCTTTAGCTCAGCAATGGATCAAAATGAAAGAGACCGTTGTGCCACCGGCACCACCACCGCCGACTATTAATCCTATATGTTCTGGAACCGACGGTAGTGGAGAAGCTCCCATGGATATGGACACTAAAGACGATGATATCCCACCTGCACCGCCTGCGCCTACTATCAGTGGATCAG CTGAATCTTGGACCCAATGGAATCAATGGGGCCATTGGAACAGCTCAGGTTCTGGTGCAGGTACTTGGGAATGGACTGGTGTGCCTCCCCCCGGTGTTTCTATAGGTTCTGATGGGAAACCTATGGGAATTCCTACAGTACCAGTTATACCGCCTGCTCCAACCATATCTACAACGTCTGAATTTAATGTGCCACCTCCAGCAGCACCGGCGTTATATTCTTATAATTCAGTACCTCCAACACAACCTTATAGTCAG GTCAGTAGTTACTGGTCAGGAGAACCACCCGCTACAATACCATCGCAACCGCCCCCTTTCATGAAAGGAGTTAGGCACACAAACAGAACGCCGCATATGAGGCCTATAGATAACGTCAGGTGTAGAGAAGACAGAGAAAAGACACCAGAAGAGGACACCACTACGACTATAG ACGCCGCTAAGCGAAGGCAGTTACCAGCCTGGATTAGAGAGGGCTTAGAAAAAATGGAGAAAGCGAAGCAGAAAGCCGTCGAGAGGGAGCGGCAGGAGGTCCTGAGGAAGCAAGAACTAGAAGCCCGAAAGCAGGCCGAGGACGAGGCCCGGGCGGTGCTAAATCCTTCCAAAAGTAAATTC GACTCCGATTCCGAAAAGGAAACTGAGCAAGAAGTCGAGGAGGGTTCGCGCAGCCAGCAGGTGGCCGACAAAAACTTCGAGCGTACTCCAGACATTCTTCTCCGGCCTCGGAAGTCGCGATTCCGGGACGCAGATTCGCCGGATGCACATGCACACACCGATAGGAGTCCAACCACGCCTTCCAATGCTACCTTAAGTACTCCCAAGCGATCGAGAGAGGAGGTGCTGCAAGATGTG ATGTTGAAGGTACGGAGGTCGCTAACGGAAATTCTTCTGGAGGTAACGAACGAAGAAATCGGTTCTATATGCAGAGAGGTTTGGAGCCGCGCACGTGCCAAAG TCCCTGCAGGAGAGACCCCCGTCGCATCCCTCAACAACATGGCCCCTCTTGCTCAGATCACTCGTAAGCTTG GTCTGGGCATCTATGGCGACAGCAACAGCGAGTCTGAGGAGGAGCAGAACGAACACGTCCAAGCTCAGAACAACGACAGCGACGAAGAACTCATA GAGACATTGAGACGGCGACAACAAGCGTTCAAAAAGACGGAGGAGGAAATCGAGGCACGGCTGGCGGAGGAGGATGAGAGGGAAGAGCAACGTTACGAGGACCATTATGGAAAGCAACAGGAAAATCATACTGGTAATACAAGCTGCAAGGACGTAG TTGATGAAAAAGAAACGATAAATAATCAAAGAGAAGCGTCTGAAACTTTGTCGAGCGCCGGGCAAAGTCCACAGCCGCCGCAGACCTTGCCCGCGGACACGGCCAAGGCCGCTGAGACACCTTCAGGGTCGGCGGACACCGAGTCGAGCAGCTCGGAGTCGACTAGCTCCGACTCGAGTCGCAACTCGTTGAAGAAGAAACGGACTAGCAAGGGCCGCGATTACCGGAAGAGGAGGTCGAAGAGCCGAAGTCGGTCGAGACCGCGAAAGTCACGGTCCCGTTCCTCGGAGCGCGGCCGCAAACGGAAGTCAAGGTCTAGATCGCTAAAGTCCTCGCGTAAAGAGTATCGTTCAAGGTCTTCGAGCAATTATAGGTCCAGCAAAAAGCACCGATCGAGATCGCGTAACCGTAAGCGACGCCGATCCCGCTCGAGGAGCTGTCGTAGATCTAGATCGGTCTCGACCGCGAGGAAACGGTCAAGGTCAAGGTCCAGGGGCAAGAGGAAGTCCCGATCGCATTCCCGCGGACGACGACGAAGCCGATCGTACTCGATTCGACGCAGCAAATCGCGCGCACGCGAGAAACGGCGAAGCCGATCGCGATCCAGGGCCAGAGACCGGTCGCGGACACGATCCAAGGAGCGGAAACGCTCCGAGTCTTACGTTTCCAGGAGCAAGAGGAGGTCGCGGTCGCGATCGAGGGATCATAGAAAATCGCGATCAAGATCAAGGCAGTCGAACCACCGGGACGGTAAGAAATCGTCGTCGCATCGATACAGGAATTGA